A single window of Athene noctua chromosome 1, bAthNoc1.hap1.1, whole genome shotgun sequence DNA harbors:
- the AKAP11 gene encoding A-kinase anchor protein 11 isoform X2 yields MDMYARAQGNRMKPRISVKKSFGEGVLHSMKSLLHSRKKLCNVSAEECLNREEQDNFIEELAAVSVELPDVLKLLQLCKLQENEVIFLKDVKKTLAKPYDLKHQNQLPEVFCVVRLSPSFPRIKADYIFNLLSKYTTGIRYAVEINSLQKHQTETSHGEDDDTNQSVSSIEDDFVTAFEHLDEDEPSKIQSAGASSFTSRNHRDAASQTIPAQCLEATDSKILVGSACRKSSARSSTLIDILGLKELSSVKNSVTTSISDPWIQRSFYKPYNPSDQGVNFLCKTLFSSSPAESSESDCSSPSPIIFLDEEGYQKSLKAKLQLPKIPVVKDGIEDSDSEVSEFFDSFDQFDELEQALENSCKVIRDPILGNPSQKRRTAHEQLSSASITMNPQKFKFDRPTLPANVKKPTPRKPESPYSSVFDVPDSPRPFKTSGEENGGLFSPIRSSAFSPLGSCGSSECLCRVSLGGDGAGQNHHDEVYNSYSAYADSVSFEILGSVFHSESSAEQACAENDSKHKGIALKEKKGQAADLKMKTSKEPDIQAKSKHKSMIRDSIQKFATELVEKSFGSAFKDLQKGVSSCTNALCHLAARLTSSVFQMAFYEIGRRRAISLKERAINGIANFLVSEAITGALKELRHVKKQIFTNTVARFAADLAEELVFEGIMEVCQFSYPSTPTAVQPSSFDYEDKVVRSYARDLSESVIQEAFIELSQVDVTFTTQAAISVSMDNIKYVSAESMLESTQTSTVFPNFNDRVALKPIQDSKKEYTVQQALFCTSGVVSSIPVPLAGRALCQHQVSSDAYKVKVSTAPNSDDDVKAYKDSTYTSFRSRKREEKVASFRNIYLTSDHSQSTESTPSLLHNQNNTKQTNNRSGMNNNSELTSGLKGINTFSGTMVDMIVNEAYEAITSSRVTKAVEEYTDFLTRKIIDKKPYMQCIGEDFPKNTFADHLAKYVIKQSVDESKTVLCNSSENVACNVNSQTYTDICRKEQCVIKKQEAEKQSNVSVIVGQQQMLLSNPCKFLLTPTHSVQCFSESKDCWQEQKGHRFSSKSPPPCSTGTLARHVLEDFTDTGSCSTAYLNKPSKNCDTQKPSGPLTYRQADCFLHANSFSSAMFGSEDALQMEGKSSLKDGNTCVMPDTPPPTPLVPCQGSSERNLRKLSKKLKGELAKEFAPATPPSTPYNPSITGLSETEHDSLENEEFMLKLMRSLSEEVESSEDEDHSEMPIEKEEHSERTIQYADCLASHIISIATEMAASHLDGKTNEGEADRQVQLGMQNKRCGYTAFINIPEETCNSLWNYAGDVAGKVISEAKKIVKSRHCKLLRLKRVNCQVDCLYLRKGDKDYSSKEQCDLVRDQWPGERDSSVLPLPQGSGMTGLTSKYPSCESVTDEYADHIIRVLKREGGNAELLMDQYASRLVYRSIKSGLQQAARKTKLRYNRKTFPGQNAQVNGKLELIKTVNKDTVQQVKSSIHRCEDQMYGRSTSARRTECTELLHFSESLARSITCDVRKKLKMSGACLPKSLTDSCLYKKSAFDEVTGDVTKTRFSRTFLPFSPDHKLYHSTGSLNENGYSEGIIQAIEQYARKVVDDTLEISLESAVLHVAENRKNGDRLSYTEKLSPFSGTVCRCCSMKEHRYCTENTSHRLPVQESSIPVRRFVHSGLGGACQKSRVFQLDIPKIHVDVEQKTVFSDKGATAAVEKAEGELSYTSLTADSGIGQDGVSFAESLTTEIMTSAMTNIGQAVNISSVGREGFHSVESIVSQQMSLSIGDDSTGSWSNLSFEDEHPDESSSFLHLSDSNGNSSSWSSLGLEGDMYEENLSFPTSDSDGTEDKDEDSKDAVEGLEQIRKILVIVNIDLEPNLVDPQLRAALQWLAASEMEVSDLHFHDTATREFVFLSRRLRERDWKVGDLLQAVLKYCEMIEKATDGEPVLNKSLVGWLLENV; encoded by the exons GAGTTGGCAGCTGTTTCTGTAGAGCTTCCAGATGTTCTGAAATTGCTCCAGTTGTGCAAACTACAAGAAAATGAGGTTATATTTCTAAAAGATGTAAAGAAAACCTTGGCAAAACCTTATGACTTGAAGCATCAG AATCAACTTCCTGAAGTGTTTTGTGTGGTGAGACTGTCTCCTTCTTTCCCAAGGATCAAAGCTGATTATATATTTAACTTGCTGAGCAAGTATACCACAGGCATAAGATACGCAGTGGAAATAAACTCATTGCAAAAACATCAAACAGAGACATCCCATGGAGAAGATGATGATACTAATCAGTCAGTTTCTTCAATTGAGGATGATTTTGTCACTGCTTTTGAACACTTAGATGAAGATGAGCCTTCAAAGATACAAAGTGCTG gtgcaaGTAGCTTTACTTCTCGAAACCATCGAGATGCTGCTTCACAGACCATCCCTGCTCAATGTTTAGAAGCTACTGACTCAAAGATCCTTGTGGGTTCTGCATGTCGAAAGTCATCTGCCAGATCTTCTACTTTGATTGATATTTTGGGACTTAAGGAACTGTCCTCAGTAAAAAATTCAGTCACAACCTCAATTTCTGATCCTTGGATACAAAGGAGTTTCTACAAGCCATATAATCCTTCTGATCAAGGTGTTAATTTTTTAtgtaaaacattgttttcttcctctccagctGAATCCTCTGAGTCAGATTGCTCCAGCCCAAGCCCCATCATCTTCTTAGATGAAGAAGGGTATCAAAAAAGCTTGAAGGCTAAACTTCAACTGCCAAAAATTCCAGTAGTGAAAGATGGTATAGAGGATTCAGACTCAGAAGTAAGTGAATTTTTTGATAGTTTTGATCAGTTTGATGAGCTGGAACAAGCCTTGGAAAACTCTTGTAAAGTTATTAGGGATCCCATCCTAGGGAATCCCTCCCAGAAAAGGAGGACCGCACATGAACAGTTGTCTTCTGCAAGCATTACAATGAATCCTCAGAAATTCAAGTTTGATCGTCCCACTCTCCCAGCCAATGTAAAGAAACCGACACCTCGTAAACCAGAATCACCATATAGCAGCGTCTTTGATGTCCCAGATTCCCCTCGCCCATTTAAAACATCAGGGGAAGAGAATGGAGGCTTGTTCAGCCCTATTAGATCATCAGCTTTCAGTCCACTAGGGAGCTGTGGTTCTTCTGAATGTTTATGTCGAGTTAGTCTTggtggagatggggcaggtcaaAATCACCATGATGAAGTTTATAATAGTTATTCAGCATATGCTGATagtgtttcatttgaaatattgGGTTCTGTTTTTCATTCTGAGTCCTCAGCAGAACAAGCCTGTGCAGAAAATGATTCGAAACACAAAGGGAttgctttgaaagagaaaaaaggtcaAGCTGCAGATCTTAAAATGAAAACTAGTAAGGAGCCAGATATACAAGCAAAATCTAAACATAAGTCAATGATTAGAGATAGCATTCAAAAATTTGCAACTGAATTAGTTGAAAAAAGTTTTGGCAGTGCATTTAAAGACTTGCAAAAAGGCGTTTCTTCATGCACCAATGCACTTTGTCATTTGGCTGCTAGGTTGACTTCCTCGGTCTTTCAAATGGCTTTTTATGAGATTGGAAGACGTAGAGCGATCTCCCTAAAGGAGCGTGCCATTAATGGGATAGCAAACTTTTTGGTGAGTGAAGCTATAACTGGTGCTTTGAAAGAACTGCGGCATGTGAAGAAACAAATTTTTACCAACACTGTTGCACGGTTTGCGGCAGACCTTGCTGAAGAACTTGTGTTTGAAGGAATCATGGAAGTATGCCAGTTTTCATATCCATCGACACCTACAGCTGTGCAGCCTTCATCATTTGATTATGAAGACAAAGTGGTAAGATCCTATGCCAGAGATTTGTCCGAATCTGTCATTCAGGAGGCCTTTATTGAACTATCTCAGGTTGATGTGACCTTCACAACACAAGCAGCCATTAGTGTTTCCATGGACAATATTAAATATGTGAGCGCAGAAAGTATGTTAGAATCAACACAGACTTCCACAGTTTTTCCTAATTTTAATGACAGGGTAGCGCTGAAGCCAATCCAAGATTCCAAGAAGGAATACACAGTACAGCAAGCTCTATTTTGCACCTCTGGTGTTGTAAGTTCAATACCTGTGCCCTTAGCTGGAAGAGCTCTTTGTCAACATCAGGTTTCCTCTGATGCTTATAAAGTGAAAGTATCCACTGCTCCGAATTCTGATGATGATGTGAAAGCATACAAAGACTCCACTTATACATCTTTTAGaagcagaaagagagaggagaaagtcGCTTCTTTCAGAAATATATACCTAACTTCCGATCACAGTCAAAGTACTGAAAGTACTCCATCACTCTTACATAACCAAAACaataccaaacaaacaaataacagaTCTGGAATGAACAATAATTCAGAATTAACAAGTGGGTTGAAAGGCATTAATACTTTCTCTGGAACTATGGTAGATATGATAGTAAATGAAGCTTATGAAGCTATAACCTCATCTAGAGTAACAAAAGCAGTAGAAGAGTATACAgattttttaacaagaaaaataatagatAAAAAACCTTACATGCAATGTATTGGTGAAGATTTCCCCAAGAATACGTTTGCAGATCACTTGGCCAAGTATGTCATAAAACAGTCCGTGGATGAAAGTAAAACTGTATTATGCAACTCTAGTGAGAATGTAGCATGTAATGTGAACTCGCAGACTTACACAGATATCTGTAGAAAAGAACAATGTGTGATAAAGAAGCAAGAGGCTGAAAAACAAAGTAATGTTTCTGTAATTGTGGGGCAACAACAGATGCTTTTGAGTAATCCATGTAAATTTCTTCTTACTCCAACTCATTCTGTTCAGTGTTTTTCAGAGTCTAAAGATTGTTGGCAGGAACAAAAAGGACACAGGTTTTCTTCAAAATCACCACCGCCTTGTTCCACTGGGACACTTGCTAGGCATGTTCTAGAGGATTTTACTGACACAGGAAGCTGCTCAACAGCATACTTAAACAAGCCTTCAAAAAACTGTGATACTCAGAAACCATCAGGACCTTTGACTTACAGGCAGGCTGATTGTTTCCTGCATGCAAATAGCTTTTCTTCAGCGATGTTTGGCAGTGAAGATGCTTTGCAGATGGAAGGTAAATCAAGTCTCAAAGATGGAAATACCTGTGTAATGCCTGATACACCCCCACCAACTCCTTTAGTACCATGTCAAGGTAGTTCTGAAAGAAACCTAAGAAAACTATCTAAGAAACTCAAGGGAGAATTAGCAAAGGAATTTGCACCCGCAACACCACCTTCTACACCGTATAATCCATCCATTACTGGTTTGTCTGAAACGGAACATGACTCTTTGGAAAATGAGGAATTTATGCTAAAACTTATGCGGTCGCTTTCTGAAGAAGTGGAAAGTAGTGAAGATGAAGATCATTCTGAAATGCCCATTGAGAAAGAGGAGCATTCAGAAAGAACGATTCAGTATGCAGATTGCTTAGCTAGCCATATAATTTCAATAGCGACTGAAATGGCGGCTTCCCATTTAGATGGTAAAACAAATGAAGGAGAAGCTGATAGACAGGTTCAGTTAGGTATGCAAAACAAAAGATGTGGATACACTGCATTTATAAATATCCCAGAAGAGACATGCAATTCTTTATGGAATTATGCAGGTGATGTGGCAGGAAAAGTTATCAGTGAGGCCAAGAAAATAGTGAAATCAAGGCATTGTAAACTGTTGAGGTTGAAGAGGGTTAACTGTCAGGTGGATTGCCTTTATCTGAGAAAAGGTGATAAAGATTATAGTTCAAAAGAACAGTGTGATCTGGTGCGGGACCAGTGGCCAGGGGAGAGAGATTCATCTGTGCTTCCTTTACCACAAGGTTCAGGCATGACTGGTTTGACTTCCAAATACCCAAGCTGTGAAAGCGTGACTGATGAATATGCAGATCATATTATTCGAGTTTTGAAAAGAGAAGGTGGTAACGCTGAACTGTTAATGGATCAGTACGCTAGCAGACTTGTTTACAGGTCTATCAAATCGGGCTTACAGCAAGCTGCGAGAAAAACTAAATTGAGATACAACAGAAAGACGTTTCCTGGGCAAAATGCACAGGTAAATGGTAAGCTGGAGCTGATCAAAACAGTGAATAAAGATACAGTACAGCAAGTGAAGAGCAGCATTCATCGCTGTGAAGACCAAATGTATGGAAGGAGCACCAGCGCACGGAGAACAGAATGTACAGAGTTGTTACATTTTTCAGAATCTCTTGCTCGCAGTATTACTTGTGATGTCAGGAAGAAATTGAAAATGTCGGGAGCATGTTTGCCAAAGTCTCTAACAGACTCCTGTCTATATAAAAAGTCTGCATTTGATGAAGTCACAGGGGATGTTACTAAAACAAGATTTTCTAGgacatttcttcctttctccccagaTCATAAACTGTATCATAGTACAGGCAGTTTAAATGAAAATGGCTACAGTGAAGGCATAATTCAAGCTATAGAACAGTATGCTAGGAAAGTAGTAGATGATACTCTAGAAATTAGTTTAGAGTCGGCTGTTCTCCACGtggctgaaaacagaaaaaatgggGATAGGCTCTCATATACTGAGAAACTGTCTCCTTTTTCTGGAACTGTCTGTAGATGCTGCAGTATGAAGGAACATCGGTACTGTACAGAAAATACATCTCATCGTCTACCTGTGCAAGAATCCTCCATTCCAGTGAGGCGTTTTGTTCATTCTGGATTGGGTGGTGCCTGTCAAAAATCAAGAGTGTTTCAGCTTGATATTCCTAAAATTCATGTTGATGTAGAACAGAAGACAGTGTTTTCTGACAAGGGGGCTACTGCCGCTGTAGAGAAAGCAGAAGGAGAGCTGAGTTACACAAGTTTGACAGCTGACAGTGGTATTGGACAAGATGGAGTCAGTTTTGCTGAAAGCCTTACTACTGAAATAATGACATCAGCTATGACTAATATTGGTCAGGCAGTTAACATAAG CTCTGTTGGAAGAGAAGGATTTCATTCTGTTGAATCTATTGTTAGCCAGCAGATGAGTCTTAGTATTGGTGATGATAGCACTGGGAGTTGGTCCAATCTCAGTTTTGAAGATGAACATCCTGATGAGAGCAGCAGTTTTCTTCACCTCAGTGACAG TAATGGTAACAGCAGTAGCTGGAGCAGTCTTGGTTTAGAAGGGGATATGTATGAGGAGAATTTATCCTTTCCAACATCAGACAG tgatgGAACAGAAGATAAAGATGAAGACTCTAAGGATGCTGTAGAAG gTTTGGAGCAAATACGAAAGATTTTAGTAATAGTGAATATTGATCTGGAACCAAATCTAGTGGACCCCCAGCTCAGAGCAGCACTCCAGTGGCTGGCAGCTTCTGAAATGGAGGTGTCTGATCTTCACTTTCATGACACTGCTACAAGGGAATTTGTCTTT CTTTCCAGAAGACTGCGAGAAAGAGATTGGAAAGTCGGAGATCTCTTGCAAGCAGTGCTGAAATACTGTGAAATGATAGAGAAAGCGACTGATGGAGAGCCAGTTCTAAATAAGTCTTTGGTTGGTTGGCTTCTGGAAAATGTCTGA